The stretch of DNA ACTCGGCCAGTCGGGACAGTCCCTCACGCACCGAGCGTGCCCGGGTCTCCCCGACACCGTCCACCGCCTGTAGGTCGTCAATGCCCGCGGCGAGCAGCTTCTGCAGGCCGCCGAAGTGCTCCACCAGTCGGTCGATGACCGGCTGCGGCAGCCGCGGCACCTTGGCCAGTAGCCGGTAGCCGCGGGGGCTGACCGCGGACTCCAGCGCGTCCACCGAGCCGGGGTGCCCCAGCGCTCTGGCCACGGTGGTCAGGTCCAGCAGGTCCCCGCCGGACAGGTTGTCCAACGCGGCCAAGGCCGCGGGCACCGTGTACGGGCGACGTCCGCTGGGCGTGGGCAGGTAATCCCGAGCGACCAGTTCTCGATCCGGGTCCACCCCGGAGATCAGCTCGTCCAACTGCAAGGACAGCAGGCGTCCGTCGGTGCCCAACTCGAGCACGTAGCCGGCGATCTCGCCCGCGATGCGGCGCACCATCTCCAGCCGCTGGGCGACCGCGGCGACGTCGCGGATGGTGACCAGGTCCTCGATCTCCAGCGCGGACAGCGTGCCCGCCACCTCGTCCAGCCGCAACTTGTAGCGCTCGAGGGTGGCCAGCGCCTGGTTGGCCCGGGCCAGGATGCCGCCGGAGTCCTCCAACACGTGCCGGTATCCGCTCACGTAGAGCGCGATCAGGTTCATCGACTGGCTCACCGAGATCACCGGCAGGTCCACCTGCCGGGACACCCGGTCGGCGGTGCGGTGTCGGGTACCGGACTCGTTCGTGGGGATCGAGGAGTCCGGCATCAGATGCACGGCCGCGCGCATGATCTTGGTGGCGTCGCGGTCCAGCACGATCGCGCCGTCCATCTTGGCCAGCTCCCGCAGGCGGGTGGCGGAGAACTCCACGTCGAGCACGAAACCACCGGTGCACATGGACTCGACGGTCTTGTCGTGACCGAGCACGATCAGCGCGCCGGTGTGCCCGCGCAGGATGCGTTCCAGGCCCTCCCGCAGGGTAGTGCCCGGCGCCACCGCAGCCAGGGTGGCCCGCAGCAGAGCTTCTTGCTCGGCTGCGGATTGATCCCGTTCCATCGCGGACACGGATCCCCCGTCAGGCTTGAACGTAGGGCGAGTCTAGAGCCCCCACCTGCAGGTTTAGGGAATGTCGGGGTCAGGACACTGGATGCAGCGTGCGCAACTGGGGTGGCGGGGCCTTCGCGGTGGCCGCGGCCCAGGCCATGGCCAGGTTGGAGACTTCGCGTAGCACCATGCCGCCGGGCGCCGCCACGCCCGCGCCGGGCGGTACCAGCGCGCGGCGAAAGCCCAGCCGGGCGGCCTCGGCCAACCGGACTGCCATGCCGCGCACCGGGCGAATCTCGCCGGTCAGGCCGAGTTCGCCGAGTGCGATCAGATCCGCGGGCAACGGCTCGTCAGTTTCCGCGCTGGCCACTGCCAACGCCAAGGCCAAATCTGCCGTTGGGTCGGTCAGCCGCACTCCACCGACGGTGGAGGTGTAGACGTCCTTGTCGAACAACCGGATGCCGGCGCGGCGTTCCAGCACCGCCAGGATCAGCGCCACCCGGGCGGATTCCAACCCGGCGCTGGTGCGCCGCGGGGCGTTGCCCGACGTGGGCGCTACCAGCGCCTGCAGTTCCACCACCAGGGCGCGGCGGCCCTCCATGGTCACCGTCACCGACTGACCGGGCACCGGCACCGATACCCGGGAGAGGAACAGGCCGCTGGGGTCGGTGAGCCCGACGATGCCGTCGTCGGTGAGCTCGAAGCAGGCGACCTCGTCGGCCGGGCCGTAGCGGTTCTTCACCCCGCGCACCATGCGCAGCCGGCCGCCGCGTTCGCCCTCGAACTGCAGCACCACGTCGACCAGGTGCTCGAGCACCCGCGGACCGGCGATCGCGCCGTCCTTGGTGACGTGGCCGACCAGGACTGTGGTCATCCCGCGGTCCTTGGCCAACCGGACCAGCCCGGCGGACACCTCGCGCAGCTGGGTGACCCCACCGGCACTGCCGTCCGCGTCGGTAGTGGCGATGGTCTGCACCGAGTCGACGATAAGCAGCGCCGGGTTGACGGTTTCC from Sporichthyaceae bacterium encodes:
- the disA gene encoding DNA integrity scanning diadenylate cyclase DisA codes for the protein MERDQSAAEQEALLRATLAAVAPGTTLREGLERILRGHTGALIVLGHDKTVESMCTGGFVLDVEFSATRLRELAKMDGAIVLDRDATKIMRAAVHLMPDSSIPTNESGTRHRTADRVSRQVDLPVISVSQSMNLIALYVSGYRHVLEDSGGILARANQALATLERYKLRLDEVAGTLSALEIEDLVTIRDVAAVAQRLEMVRRIAGEIAGYVLELGTDGRLLSLQLDELISGVDPDRELVARDYLPTPSGRRPYTVPAALAALDNLSGGDLLDLTTVARALGHPGSVDALESAVSPRGYRLLAKVPRLPQPVIDRLVEHFGGLQKLLAAGIDDLQAVDGVGETRARSVREGLSRLAESSILERYV
- the radA gene encoding DNA repair protein RadA, giving the protein MARSSETYRCADCGWRSAKWVGRCGGCAAWSTVAAVAATVGTVRRTGGRVLPRSEVRQIGEVSAVAAQSTPSGVAELDRVLGGGLVAGAVVLLAGEPGVGKSTLLLEVASQLARTGVDVLYVTGEESAAQVRLRAERVDAVVPHLYLAAETDLAAVAAHVETVNPALLIVDSVQTIATTDADGSAGGVTQLREVSAGLVRLAKDRGMTTVLVGHVTKDGAIAGPRVLEHLVDVVLQFEGERGGRLRMVRGVKNRYGPADEVACFELTDDGIVGLTDPSGLFLSRVSVPVPGQSVTVTMEGRRALVVELQALVAPTSGNAPRRTSAGLESARVALILAVLERRAGIRLFDKDVYTSTVGGVRLTDPTADLALALAVASAETDEPLPADLIALGELGLTGEIRPVRGMAVRLAEAARLGFRRALVPPGAGVAAPGGMVLREVSNLAMAWAAATAKAPPPQLRTLHPVS